TTACGGTTGTTAATTGCTAATTTCAATGATATAATTTAAAATAGTTTCAAATAAAGATAACTGGCCGGTCTCAAACTATATCTGTTAAAATAGTAGTGCCAACCGGTTATAACCACTAAAACGCCTGAACAAGGCACAAAAAGAGGGAGAGGAGCTTAAACATGGAAGCATACACAGAACCTTACGGCCTGCTCAACAAACAGACAGTCGATATAGCGCAGGCGCTCAAAAGCCTTCAGGAAGAACTTGAAGCCATCGATTACTACAACCAGCGCGTGAACACCTGCACGAACGAGGATCTTAAGCGCATCATGGCGCACAACCGCGACGAGGAGATCGAACACTCGGCGATGCTTGTCGGATGGCTCAAAGTCTACATGAACGGTTGGGACAAAGAGATCGGGGAATATGTGGCAAACGCGCAGGCGGGAACGATGGGCATCGACCTTGAAGACGGCCCCGGCGCCGACGCCGGAGCGCGCGGTCAGGATCTTAAAATAGGGAAATTATAATATCAGCGGACAGCATCATAGATGATATAGAAGACAGAAGGGAGTTTAACAATGGACATTCTTAAAAGATCACTCGCGCCGATAGCGGCGGCGGCATGGACAGAGATAGACAAACAGGCGGCGGACGTACTGCGCGGCGTGCTTAGCGGGCGCAAGGTAGCCGATGTGTCGGATCCGAAGGGCTGGCAGTGCGATTCGATCTCGGAGGGAACGCTTACCCTCGCGGAGGAATCGCCGGTCGAGGGCGTAAACTATGGCGTACGCGACGTACTGCCCCTCGTAGAGATCCGCGTCCCCTTTACCCTGCCGATGTGGGACCTCGACGATATCTCACGCGGCTGCAAGACGACGGACTATACGCCGCTCCAGGAAGCGGCGCGCCAGGCGGCCCTCTTTGAGGACACCGCGGTATTCAAGGGGCTTGAAGAGGCCGGCATCCTCGGGATAGAGCTCGAAGCGGACAACGATCCCATCGAAGCGGCCCTTGATGACGACTCGCTCATCAAAGCGATCTACGACGCGACGCAGGTGCTCGCCACGCGCAACGTCGGCGGCCCCTACCTCTTCGTATGTTCAAAAAAGGTATGGGAGAAGATCGTCACCTCGAACACCGCGTACCCGCTCAAAAAGAGCCTTGAAAAGATCGTTGACAAGATCGTCCTCTCAAAACAGTACGAGACGAACTTCGTCACCTCGCTCCGCGGCGGCGACAGCGAACTCGTGGTCGGACAGGACCTCTCCATCGGCTACCAGTCGCACACCGCGACAGAGGTCAACTTCTACATCACCGAGACCTTCACCTTCCGCGTAACGACGCCGGAGGCCTTCGTCGAACTCAAGATAGCGGAATAAGAGACTGTTCAAAACTTATCGAAGGGAGGCCTCAGCGGCCTCCCTTTCTTATTTCCGCGATCTTAACCAGCGGCAGATTGATATTGAAATAGACCGATACCAGCCGCACCGCGAGGATAATGAAAAGCGCCGCGTAGGCCGCGGGGCCAAGCCCTATCATCCCCCTCGCGAACCAGAGGAAAGAACAGCCAACGATCGCCGCCAGGGCGTAAATATCATGGCGGAAGATGACCGGCACCCTCTGCGCGAGCAGATCCCGCAGAATGCCGCCGCCGATGCCGGTTATCACCGCGGCGAAGAGAAACTGCATAAAATTATAATGCAGGTAGATCGCCTTGATCCCCGCGTCCACCGCGAAAAAAGAGAGCCCCATCGCGTCGAGCACGATCAACAGCCATTGAACCCGGAAAAGCTGCGGCACCGCGACCACGGCGGCGACGGAGAGCATCACGATGAGGACGGTCTGGTAATTTGAGAAAAAGACGGGGATGCCCCTGTCCATCACGACGTCGCGCAGCACGCCGCCGCCGCAGGCCGCGGTAAATGCGAGTATCGTTATCCCGAACAGATCCATGCGCCGCTGCACCGCGGTATGCGCGCCGAGCAGGGCAAAGCTCACGACGCCGATTATTTCCAGCACACTAAGATTGGCTATCGGCGACATTTACCGTCCCGCGCCTTCAGACGGCCCCATCGGACTTCAGCCTGGCCATCAGGGCCTCGCAGCCCTTTCTTATATCGTCATAGGCGCGCGTGAAGTTGCCCGTATACCACGGGTCGGCGACATCCTCCCCCGCCTCGTCGGTGAAATCCATCAGCTTCCACACCTTATCCTCAGGGTCGCCGCCGCATATCCGCAGGATATTGCGGATATTCTGCCCATCCATCCCGATAATATAATCGAACTTTCCATAATCGGCGCGCGTCAGCTGTACCGCGCGGCGGCGCTCAAAGGGCACCCCCTCCTCGCGGAGCCTGGCCCGCGCGGCTTCGTGCATGTCGCTGCCAACCTCCTCCGCGCTCGCAGCGGACGACATGACAAGAAATTTATCAGCAAGCCCTCTTCGCGCGGCGATATCCTTCATCACAAACTCCGCCATCGGGCTGCGGCAGATATTCCCGTGACAGACGAACATTATTTTTAACACCCTGAAGCAGGCCCCCTCAGCTAACCTCTCATTTACGCCTCCCGGCATTTCACAAAGCCTATCATATAACGCCGCAGCCTCCGCGGGCAAGAGCCAATGCCGCTCCTCCGTCCCCGAGTACGCCGCGGATTGATTCCGAAATACAGGTAAGCGCGGGCATGGGCGGTTTGTTGTACTTTTGTTGCACTCTCCATGTTATTATCATTTTTATAATTTCATATATGGGAGAAATCATGTGATGTCTCATTGTGAGAAACGTGTTTTTAAAGCGATGATAGGATTTGGCGTCCTGTTAACGCTCTTCATCCTGCTCTCTTCAGCGGCGGCGTCCTTTGCCGCTCCGCTAAACCCAAACAAGGTCATTACGCTGAGACAGCCGGACGGAAGTTCTTTTTATCCCGAGAACGAGGGGAAACACCCTGATGAAAAGATAAAAATAGACGGCTCCGAAGAGCATATGAAAAACGAGGCCATATTCGTGCCCCGCGTCCTCGAGGCGACCGGCAGGAAATACGGCATAGACTTCTCCGACTACGCCAAAGACGGGAAGATAACGCAGAATGAGCTCGCCGTCTATCTGATCCTCGCGGGATATGAGGGAGACGACGGGCCTCAGCCGATCGGTCCACGCCCTACAATATGGGAATGGGTATGTTCTCGCTGATGTCCAACGGCTGCGGCGGCGCTAAAAAGGAAGAAACAGCCGGAACGCGCCCCGTCAATCTTGACGCGTGGAGCAGATATTATCTCGGTTGGGAGATGCCCAACGCGGCGAAGGCCGATTCGCAGGCGAAGAGCCTTGATATTTACTGCCAGAATCACACGAAGGCCAGCGGCCCGATAAAGGTAAACGGCCCCGCGTCGCTTCCCTATCAGTATTACCTCATGGAGGTGCGCGACGCCACGGATACGGGCGCCTGGGACGCGGGCCTGCAGACCTTTATGGGAACCGCCGGCACAAATGGCGTATTGATGCTGCATGTCGACGAGACGATCGGCGCGGGCAGTCTGGAAGAGGACAACGATTTCAACCAGCACGGCGTCTCCGAGGAATCAAAAGATAAGGTACTCCATCCCCACCAGGGCGCGATGCCCGTTTATCCCTACGCCGATTCCCGGCTCAAGGGCGACGATCTCGGCAAGCAGGAGTCGCTGTGGTACGCGGGCAACAATCTCGCCAAGGCAAAGGGAATATCCCATTCGTCAGCAGTGGGATTTCTCAAGAGCTTTTTCTTCTCAAATCACGATGCCGCTAAAGGCGACACGGAGACAGGAACAGACTCAGCACTGTCAACGATGACCGTCGCCGGCATAGACGCCGGCTGCCGTCACTCTAGTCTATCTTGAATATCCCGTCAGGGCTGTTCTTTATATGCTCCAGCAGCGCGGAGCGTATCTCACGGGCCCTCTCGGCCGCCTTTTCACGCGTGTCCAGCACATAGGCGGTGATATAGCACCTGGCCAGCGCCGGATCTTTCTTATAGAGCGCGAGCATTTTCGCTTCCACCTCCCGCTGTTCTTCCGAGAGCTTCAGTTCGTAGGCGCGCCAATAGTCCTGAACGGCTTTGCCGTACTTCGCGCGGTCATATCTGCAGTAATAGGCGACATTCTGAAACTGCCAATAGGAGCTGTCCGGCACATATTTATCGCTCACCGTCTTATCATATTTACAGGTATCGGCAATGAGGCCGTAAAGCGGCAGATTGACAGAATGCTCCGACTGCGCCATCGCTATCCACATACGCGCGCCGATCTCAGGCGGAAGCTCCGGCAGCAGCTCGACGATATGCGTGTGCATCTGCGTGTTGAAGCCTATTGGCCGCAGCGTCTTCGTCCTGTCGGCGTCGCTTCCGCCAGCCGAAGACGCCGCCCCGTCGTAAAAAAGCGTCTCTTTAATGTCATAGCCCTCTGGATTAAGCGTAGTCACCCTGGGAGCCAGCGAGAGATCGTAGGAGGTTCCCTGATAGCGGTCACGCTGAAATTGCATCACAGCCTCCGCCGATATTTTCCTGTCCGGAGTTACAAACATAGGGTAGGTCTTGTCGCTGTCGCCATAGCCCAGCATGGCGATCTTTTTTGACGGCGCAAAGAGATTATAGCCGCGCCACCTGCGCCCCGTATTGTATTTAGTGTTATTCTCACCATAAGAGGCGGCGAGATTCACGTCCCCCGCGTGGACTCCCTCTTCGGCTCCGCCGTAAACGGCGAATCCGTGTTTGACGGCAAATTCTTTCAGATCAGCCGTGCCGCGAAAATTCGCCCTGTCGGAAAGGTCGGCGTAATCCGTCACCATGTCGTTCGCCACGATGATGAACTTATCGTCGGGAACCTTCGAGGCCAACCAGCGATGACGGCCAGGCCATACTCGTTCGTGCCAAAGGCGATGTGCACATCCTGCCAGTCAGGGGCCGGGGTCATCCTGGGCACGCCGGTGTGCTTATAACTGTCATGGCTCATAGTGTAAAAGTAATCGCTTTTGGTGCTCCTGAGTTTTTCGCCCTTCGCATATTTACCGGCAGGGTAGACTGCCAGCCTCTTTCCGGCGGAAGAAAAATGATCTTCCGTGCGGGCGAAAAGATAAGCGCCGGAGGCGGAAGCCCCCTTGCCGACGGCTATAGAGGA
The window above is part of the Cloacibacillus evryensis DSM 19522 genome. Proteins encoded here:
- a CDS encoding family 1 encapsulin nanocompartment shell protein, yielding MDILKRSLAPIAAAAWTEIDKQAADVLRGVLSGRKVADVSDPKGWQCDSISEGTLTLAEESPVEGVNYGVRDVLPLVEIRVPFTLPMWDLDDISRGCKTTDYTPLQEAARQAALFEDTAVFKGLEEAGILGIELEADNDPIEAALDDDSLIKAIYDATQVLATRNVGGPYLFVCSKKVWEKIVTSNTAYPLKKSLEKIVDKIVLSKQYETNFVTSLRGGDSELVVGQDLSIGYQSHTATEVNFYITETFTFRVTTPEAFVELKIAE
- a CDS encoding trimeric intracellular cation channel family protein; this translates as MSPIANLSVLEIIGVVSFALLGAHTAVQRRMDLFGITILAFTAACGGGVLRDVVMDRGIPVFFSNYQTVLIVMLSVAAVVAVPQLFRVQWLLIVLDAMGLSFFAVDAGIKAIYLHYNFMQFLFAAVITGIGGGILRDLLAQRVPVIFRHDIYALAAIVGCSFLWFARGMIGLGPAAYAALFIILAVRLVSVYFNINLPLVKIAEIRKGGR
- a CDS encoding low molecular weight protein-tyrosine-phosphatase translates to MLKIMFVCHGNICRSPMAEFVMKDIAARRGLADKFLVMSSAASAEEVGSDMHEAARARLREEGVPFERRRAVQLTRADYGKFDYIIGMDGQNIRNILRICGGDPEDKVWKLMDFTDEAGEDVADPWYTGNFTRAYDDIRKGCEALMARLKSDGAV
- a CDS encoding C69 family dipeptidase — translated: MASKVPDDKFIIVANDMVTDYADLSDRANFRGTADLKEFAVKHGFAVYGGAEEGVHAGDVNLAASYGENNTKYNTGRRWRGYNLFAPSKKIAMLGYGDSDKTYPMFVTPDRKISAEAVMQFQRDRYQGTSYDLSLAPRVTTLNPEGYDIKETLFYDGAASSAGGSDADRTKTLRPIGFNTQMHTHIVELLPELPPEIGARMWIAMAQSEHSVNLPLYGLIADTCKYDKTVSDKYVPDSSYWQFQNVAYYCRYDRAKYGKAVQDYWRAYELKLSEEQREVEAKMLALYKKDPALARCYITAYVLDTREKAAERAREIRSALLEHIKNSPDGIFKID
- a CDS encoding C69 family dipeptidase; this translates as MKMKKLLLLATLGLFVLFPAAEACSSIAVGKGASASGAYLFARTEDHFSSAGKRLAVYPAGKYAKGEKLRSTKSDYFYTMSHDSYKHTGVPRMTPAPDWQDVHIAFGTNEYGLAVIAGWPRRFPTISSSSWRTTW